Proteins encoded within one genomic window of Glycine soja cultivar W05 chromosome 1, ASM419377v2, whole genome shotgun sequence:
- the LOC114409407 gene encoding mitochondrial uncoupling protein 5-like has translation MGVKGFVEGGIASIIAGCSTHPLDLIKVRMQLQGENNLPKPVQNLRPALAFQTGSTLHVAAAVPPPRVGPISVGVRLVQQEGLAALFSGVSATVLRQTLYSTTRMGLYDVLKTKWTDSVTGTMPLGKKIEAGLIAGGIGAAVGNPADVAMVRMQADGRLPPAQRRNYKSVVDAITRMAKQEGVTSLWRGSSLTVNRAMLVTASQLASYDQFKEMILENGVMRDGLGTHVTASFAAGFVAAVASNPIDVIKTRVMNMRVEPGEAPPYAGALDCALKTVRAEGPMALYKGFIPTISRQGPFTVVLFVTLEQVRKLLKDF, from the coding sequence ATGGGCGTCAAAGGTTTTGTTGAAGGAGGCATCGCTTCCATCATCGCAGGATGTTCCACACACCCACTTGATCTCATCAAGGTCCGCATGCAGCTCCAGGGTGAAAACAATTTGCCCAAACCGGTTCAAAATCTCCGACCCGCACTCGCCTTCCAAACCGGTTCGACCCTACACGTGGCAGCTGCAGTTCCGCCGCCCCGCGTGGGCCCCATCTCGGTTGGGGTTCGCCTCGTCCAGCAAGAGGGCCTCGCCGCCTTGTTCTCCGGCGTCTCCGCCACCGTCCTCCGCCAGACGCTCTACTCCACCACCCGCATGGGCCTCTACGACGTGCTCAAGACCAAGTGGACCGACTCCGTCACCGGCACCATGCCGCTCGGAAAAAAGATCGAGGCCGGGCTCATCGCCGGCGGCATCGGCGCCGCCGTGGGAAACCCCGCCGACGTGGCGATGGTCCGAATGCAGGCCGACGGGCGCCTCCCTCCGGCGCAGCGGCGCAACTACAAGTCCGTTGTGGACGCCATCACGCGAATGGCGAAGCAAGAGGGCGTCACTAGCCTGTGGAGAGGCTCATCGCTTACGGTGAACCGCGCCATGCTCGTGACGGCGTCGCAGCTGGCTTCCTACGACCAGTTCAAAGAAATGATTCTCGAGAACGGCGTGATGCGCGACGGCCTCGGGACCCACGTCACGGCGAGCTTCGCGGCGGGGTTCGTGGCGGCGGTGGCGTCCAACCCCATCGACGTGATCAAGACCAGGGTGATGAACATGAGGGTGGAGCCCGGGGAGGCGCCGCCGTACGCCGGCGCGTTGGATTGTGCTCTGAAGACGGTGCGCGCGGAGGGTCCCATGGCGCTTTATAAGGGTTTTATTCCTACGATCTCAAGGCAGGGACCGTTCACTGTTGTGCTGTTCGTGACTCTGGAACAGGTTCGCAAGTTGCTTAAGGATTTCTGA